The genomic region CTACTGGCTCCGCTGAAGTGGAATTTTTAAGAGATCATGTCTTTAAACCCACGAAAATTTATGTTAAAACAATTTTATCTATAATTGAAAAGTTCTCTATCAAAGGTATGGTTCATATAACAGGTGGTGGATTTTACGAAAACATACCACGAGTGTTACCAACAGGGATTGGTGCCGAAATTGATTTTCTTCCGGAAAGTTATGTATTTTCCAAATTAGAAAAAGACCATTCACTAGATCGCAATGATATGTATGGTACGTTTAATATGGGAATTGGTTATATCTTGGTTGTTGACCCATCTCATGTTGATGTCATTATGTCTGAACTAAAAATTCTTGGTGAAGATGCTTATTTGATTGGTAAAACAGATTCTACAGGAAAGATTACGATTAAGTAGTTAAAGGGAACCCAACTTTAAAAACGGTTCTACCTTGTTTAGATTCAAAATCAACATTCGCATTATGACGATTTGCAATTTCTTTAACAAGATACAGTCCTAAACCCAATCCATCACCTGTTGATTTCGTTGAAAAAAATGGCATAAAAATCTTTGAATGGTTGTCTGTAGGTATCCCTGCGCCTGAATCTTCGATTTCTACATAAACTGTATCTAATTTTTTATAACTTCTTAATTGTATCGTGCCTTTAGATCCTACTGCTTGGATGGAATTCCAAATAATTTGGCTCCACAGTTGTACTAAATCACCTTGTATGCAGCGAATATTTCCATTATAATCTAAATTAAGTATCAGATTGATATCTCTTAAAAAATGTTCCTTATACAGGGAAATGGCAGAATGGATTGTGTCGTTTAGCGAATAATCTGAAAGTTCTAAATTGGATTGTAATCCAGCAAAGTTTTTTAATGTATAAGTAATTTTGGAAAGTCTTCTAACAGAATATAAAATATGTTCAGAGGATTGTTTTACTAATAGTAACTTCCTTAAGGTTTGAAAATTTTCTCTATTTTTGATTAACGATTTGATTTTATTTATGTTTGATGTTGATAAATTTCGTATACCGGAATCAACAAGGAGTTCAGCAAGTTCTTCTGCAAAGGTAAGTTCATGTTGTTTAAGGGTTTCGGTTAAAGATTTACGTGCTTGCCTGTTGGATAATCCTGTTAAAATTCGAAGGCCTTCCGTTTCGGAATCTAATATTGATTGTACTAACTCGTTGATTTGTGAATTTGGGTCTCTTTCGTTTCCTTCTTGCCATTCAGATACGAGTGTTTCTACCGAAGACTTAATCATTCCAATGGGGTTGTTAATTTCGTGCGAAAGTCCAGAGACTAGTTGGCCAAGAGAAACCATTTTTTCATTTTGAATTAACTTTTGCTGTGCTTCCCTTAGTGCATATAGAGCAGAGTTTAATTCAGAGTTACTAGATTGAAGTTCTTTGGTCCTTGCTCTTACTTTTTCTTCCAAAGATTTGTTTAATTCTTTGAGTTCAATTTCTGCTGCTCGTTTTGAAGTTTGGTCTATACCAATCCAAATAATTTTTGAAGGTTCATTTTTATTGTCCCGGATGATTCCAAGTCTCCAATCTAAGAATAATATTTGGTTAGAGTTGGTTACACATCTTAAAATCAGACTCTCAGCAATGTTTTGAATTTCGTTTACGTCGTCCAAAACATCTTTTAAAGACTCCCTGTCTTCAGGAAGAAGGATTACATCTTGAATGTATTTTCCTACTACTTCATTTTTAGTAATACCCAAAATGGTTAAAGCTGCTGAGTTTATGTTTTCAATTAACCCATGTGCATTGGTTAATAAAATTAAGTTAGCAGCGTTATCAAAAACCGTATTGTTTAGATTTTTTTCTTGAAGAAGAGAAATTTCGGTTTTTTTTGATTTGGTGATGTCAAGAGCAACCACATCAATTCGTTTCTCAATTCCTAAAATATCAAAAGAAACATTCACGTAATGTTCAGTCCAAACAAGTGAGCCATTTGCGTGAATCATTCGAAGTATGATAGGTGATTGCCCAGCATACAATTCTGCAATTTTATGTTGGTCCTCTGGAATTACTATATCTTTGAAAAAATCTGGATTTTCATAAAAAAAATTTAATCCGTAACCGGTGATTTCTTCCATTTTCGGACTTATATAGGAAGTCCTTGGCTCTGGTAAAAATTCTATATTATAAATGATGGCTGGAAGTTGGTTATACATAATAAGAAGACGTACGTTTACATCTTTAATCGTTTTCTGTAATAACTCTAGTTCCTCGAGGGAAAGATTTAATTTTTTTGTTTGGACATTGAAGTTAAAAAGTATACATCCTACTCCAAAGAGAAACATAAAAAGTGTATTGATGATATAGCCCAAAGGTCTATACCAAGCTAAATCAAATAAAAATGGAAATGAAATCCTTTGGAGTGCAATGATAAGGCAAATAGTAAAAAAGTAGATACGAAATGCTTTTGGAAACGTATTAAGTTGGAATACTATTAGACCAAATAGAGCCAAAGCACAGGCATTAAAAATGGAGGAAGGTAAAGCGGTCCAAAAAAAACTTACATCAATTAAGAGAAGAGAACTGAATAAAACATAAACCAATATTGAAATAACATATAGAAAAGAAATTCTGATTTTTTTTGTAACGATTGGTGCAACGGCAGCAACCAGAAGATATGATCCAAATATGGCAAAACTTTCAGAAATAAAAAAAAAGATTTTTTCTGTACTTTCACCAAAAAGATAAAGAGAAAAGTTTCTGAAAACTAGAACGATAAGAAAAATAGCGGTATATATTAATTTGACTTCAGATTTAGAGTGTTTTGTTAAAAAGTAAATAATAAATGCCATTGAAGTATTGAATACTATAGAAATGGCAGTCACTGCAAAAACTACGTTTACTTCAAATGGAAACATCTTTCTCAATTAGCTCCGTAACTTGTTTAATTAGTTGTTCGTTGTTAAATGGCTTTATCATCCAGACATCAGCTCCGTTGGCTAAAGCCTTGGAGATGATTTCCGGTTTGTCTTCTGTTGAGAGAACCAAAAATTTGAAAGCCTTTTGGCTCCTTACTTTTTTTACCTCTCGGATTAATTCAATTCCACTAATGCCTGGCATATTAAAGTCAAAGATTCCCAAATGAATAGAAATATCAGATTTTAATATCTCTAATGCTTTTTCACCTGTATCACAAGTGATTACTTTATGCCCTTGGCTACTTAAAGCTAACCTAACAATCTTTAGAACAGTTGGAGAGTCATCTACTACTAGAATCGAGGCCATTTTACATTGAACTTAACTGAGAAATTAATTTGACTAGTGATTCGTTTGCAAATGGCTTCACTAACCATCCTACTGCACCTGCTGCCTTTCCTTTGTTTTTCATTTCTTCGCTGGATTCAGTGGTTAACATTATGATTTTCATTGACTTCCCATTTTCAGTTTTTAAAGTTTTTTCTGTTAACTCTATCCCTGTCATTCCTGGCATATTAACATCGAAAATCCCAATATCAAAACTAGAACTTTCTATTTTTTGAAGGGCTTCAGTTCCGTTAGTTGCGGATGTTACTTCGTGACCTTCTGTTGTTAACACCAGGTTTAAAATTTTTAGCACTGCTGGTGCATCGTCAACGGTAAGAATTCTTGCCATTTTATTTCTCCTCTTCTAATAATGGGAATCGTATTGTTAAACAAATATCTTTTGTGTTTTCGTTTTTAAAGTTATTTTCTATATTATAAATTTGTACATTAGCTAGGTGTTGGTCCATGATCTTTTTTACAAGTGGTAAGCCGAGTCCAAATCTAAATTGTTCAAATTTCGCATAACTATCATCTACTACTGATGAAATTCTAAAAAAAGGTTCAAAGACTAAGGATTCAAATTTTTCTGGAATACCACTGGAACCATCATCATTTTGGTAAGCAGGGTTGATCACTTTTAATTCAAGAAAATTCTCTTTTTGAAAGAAAAGTAAATATATAATGTCTTGATCTTTTGAATATTTGATCGCATTGATTAAAACTTCTCTAATTGCGTATGAGATTTTTGTTTCATCTAGTCTTATTTTTTTTCCAGTGGCTGAAATCGGAATCTGGCTTAAGTTTATTTTCTGATTTTTTATACTTAATGCTTCGTTTAAAAAATCAAGTTCTCTTTCAATGATAGGAAGAAGTTTGGTTGGCGATTCTTTTTTATTTACTTGTTCTTGGTCATCAATAATCGATTGGGAAACCGACATACTATCAAACATACTTTTCGCAGCTTCATAGTTTTCTGATAGTAAATCCATAACGGGTTTGGGAATAGAATAATTTTTTTCATCCTGATCCAGTTTACTTTTTGAAATTAAAATGCTAACTACACTCATTAGAGTGCCTATTCCACTTCCTTGGAACAAGTTAATATTCATTTGGTGGATGATATCTGCTGCTATGTTTTCATTCTCTTTGTTCGAGATTGATTTTTTCCAATCGAAAATTTCGACCATTCGTTTGTATAAATTGTTTTCTGCGTCATTGATAAATTGAGATTTTAATTTGGTTGATAGATATAAAAATGATCGATCTAGAGTAAATTTTAAGTGATCTTGGTCTACTGGCGTTTGAATGAAATCATAAACCGAATGTCTTTTTAAAAGAGAAGCTGTTAAACCCCATTGGGAAGTATCTGTGATTAGAATGATTAAAGTATGTGGAAAGTTGATTGTAAATTCAGATAGTTTTTTTTGGTCCCTTTCGTTTTCTATGTCGTTTGCATGAAAAATAAGGAAGTGGAATTTTCCTTCCTCCAACTTCTCTGCAATTTCTTCAAGATCATTTACTCTTTCAAATGTATAAACAATTTCTTTAAGTAATTCCGCTATTGGTTTTGTGTTTTTGCTTTCAAGTAGTAGGCTATGCGGAATCATAGTGATGCAATTTCCTTAATTTTCTCTACCATATCATCTAAGGATACCTGGTAGAGAACGGCTCCTGATTCATAGGCTGCTTTTGGCATTCCATAAACTACACATGTTTCTTTGTTTTGTCCAATCGTGAGGCAACCTTTGTTTTTTAACTTTAAGAGACCAGTTGCTCCATCGCTGCCCATTCCTGTTAAAATGATAGCTATGCTACTACCCGCTATTTCTTGTTCTGCGGCTGATTCAAATAACACGTCCACTGAGGGCCTATGTCCATTTTTTTTATCAGTTTGTGTAATACGCGTATAGTATTCGGTACCAAGTTTTTGAATTCCTAAATGGTAGTTTCCGGGAGCAATATAAACATGTCCATTTTGTAATAATTCTTTGTCTTTTGCTTCTATAACTCGAACCTTTAAATCTGAATTGAGCCTTTGTGCAAATAAGGCAGTGAAATTTTCTGGCATATGTTGTGCAATGAGTATGGGAGGAAAAGTTTCATCTACGTCATTCAATAGTTTTCTTAATGCTGTGGTTCCTCCTGTAGAAGAACCAATCAACATTAACTTTCTCTTAAATGTTGTTTTGGAATTTGAATTCTTGGATAAAGTTGAATTATTATTTTTTATGTTACTTAATTGGTTAACATTGTAATTTAAACTTTCGTATAGTTTGGAAAGTAAATCTTCTTTTGCTTCTGTTAAACTTTCTTGTGTTCCTGTCGGTTTCGTTACATAATCGAATGCACCTGCTTCTAAAGCTTCTAAAGTAATTCCTGCTCCTTCTGTGGTAGAAGAACTAAACATGATGACTGGCATTGGATATTGTGGCAGTAGTTTTTTTAAAAAAACAATTCCATCCATTCCGGGCATATGAACATCGAGAGTCATAACCTCTGGTTGTTTTTCGACAATTAAATCCCTCGCTTCGTATGGATTGGAAGCTTCACCAATGACTTCCCAGTTCGCATCGGATTCAATCCAACGTTTGACCATACTTCGGACAGACTTTTGATCATCTACAACGATTACTGTGTGTTTTTTCATATAGTAACCGAAGATAAATGTTGGTTAATTAATTTTCGTACGTCTAAAATAAGACCAGCATGCCCATTCCCAAGAATGGTACAACCAGCAAGTCCATTAATATTTTTAAAAATCGGTGATATTGGTTTGATAACAATCGATTGACTGCCGAGGATTTCATCAAATACAATCCCCATTATTTTTTCATGAGATTCAGTAACAATTAGATATTTTTCCTTAAGAGATCTTAGCTTGTTTAAATCTGAATCTTTTCCAAATAATAAATTTATATCCACAATTGAAATTTGGTTTTTACGGTATTGAATGCTATGGTTGTTTTTGTATAACTCATTGATTGGCACATCTCCTAGATAGATTGATTCTTTTACATCTATAGAAGGTAAAATAAAGTATGTATCGGATTTACGAACAACTAATCCTTCAATAATGGCAAGGGTTAATGGAACTCTGATGAGGAAGGTTGTCCCTTGTCCATATATTGAAAATACATCCACAAAGCCCTTTAGAGTTGTTACATTTTTTCTAACTACATCCAAACCAACTCCTCTTCCTGAGAGGTCAGTAACTTCTTTTGCTGTAGAAAAACCAGGGTGAAATAGAAATTCCCAAACGTCCTTATCTTCAAGACTTTCAGCATCGGAACGTCCAAGTAATCCAAGTGAGATTGCTTTATTTAAAATTTTTTCCCTGCTAAGACCTTTTCCGTCATCTCGTACTTCAATCCAAACTTCTTTTCCAGACTGTGTTGCTGTTAGTTGGATAGTACCTTGTGGTTGTTTGCCGGATTCTTTTCTTTCTTCAGGAGTTTCTAACCCATGATCTATGGCATTTCTTAAAATATGGACAAGAGGATCATACAT from Leptospira bandrabouensis harbors:
- a CDS encoding sensor histidine kinase, giving the protein MFPFEVNVVFAVTAISIVFNTSMAFIIYFLTKHSKSEVKLIYTAIFLIVLVFRNFSLYLFGESTEKIFFFISESFAIFGSYLLVAAVAPIVTKKIRISFLYVISILVYVLFSSLLLIDVSFFWTALPSSIFNACALALFGLIVFQLNTFPKAFRIYFFTICLIIALQRISFPFLFDLAWYRPLGYIINTLFMFLFGVGCILFNFNVQTKKLNLSLEELELLQKTIKDVNVRLLIMYNQLPAIIYNIEFLPEPRTSYISPKMEEITGYGLNFFYENPDFFKDIVIPEDQHKIAELYAGQSPIILRMIHANGSLVWTEHYVNVSFDILGIEKRIDVVALDITKSKKTEISLLQEKNLNNTVFDNAANLILLTNAHGLIENINSAALTILGITKNEVVGKYIQDVILLPEDRESLKDVLDDVNEIQNIAESLILRCVTNSNQILFLDWRLGIIRDNKNEPSKIIWIGIDQTSKRAAEIELKELNKSLEEKVRARTKELQSSNSELNSALYALREAQQKLIQNEKMVSLGQLVSGLSHEINNPIGMIKSSVETLVSEWQEGNERDPNSQINELVQSILDSETEGLRILTGLSNRQARKSLTETLKQHELTFAEELAELLVDSGIRNLSTSNINKIKSLIKNRENFQTLRKLLLVKQSSEHILYSVRRLSKITYTLKNFAGLQSNLELSDYSLNDTIHSAISLYKEHFLRDINLILNLDYNGNIRCIQGDLVQLWSQIIWNSIQAVGSKGTIQLRSYKKLDTVYVEIEDSGAGIPTDNHSKIFMPFFSTKSTGDGLGLGLYLVKEIANRHNANVDFESKQGRTVFKVGFPLTT
- a CDS encoding response regulator — protein: MASILVVDDSPTVLKIVRLALSSQGHKVITCDTGEKALEILKSDISIHLGIFDFNMPGISGIELIREVKKVRSQKAFKFLVLSTEDKPEIISKALANGADVWMIKPFNNEQLIKQVTELIEKDVSI
- a CDS encoding response regulator, which gives rise to MARILTVDDAPAVLKILNLVLTTEGHEVTSATNGTEALQKIESSSFDIGIFDVNMPGMTGIELTEKTLKTENGKSMKIIMLTTESSEEMKNKGKAAGAVGWLVKPFANESLVKLISQLSSM
- a CDS encoding sensor histidine kinase, which gives rise to MIPHSLLLESKNTKPIAELLKEIVYTFERVNDLEEIAEKLEEGKFHFLIFHANDIENERDQKKLSEFTINFPHTLIILITDTSQWGLTASLLKRHSVYDFIQTPVDQDHLKFTLDRSFLYLSTKLKSQFINDAENNLYKRMVEIFDWKKSISNKENENIAADIIHQMNINLFQGSGIGTLMSVVSILISKSKLDQDEKNYSIPKPVMDLLSENYEAAKSMFDSMSVSQSIIDDQEQVNKKESPTKLLPIIERELDFLNEALSIKNQKINLSQIPISATGKKIRLDETKISYAIREVLINAIKYSKDQDIIYLLFFQKENFLELKVINPAYQNDDGSSGIPEKFESLVFEPFFRISSVVDDSYAKFEQFRFGLGLPLVKKIMDQHLANVQIYNIENNFKNENTKDICLTIRFPLLEEEK
- a CDS encoding protein-glutamate methylesterase/protein-glutamine glutaminase; its protein translation is MKKHTVIVVDDQKSVRSMVKRWIESDANWEVIGEASNPYEARDLIVEKQPEVMTLDVHMPGMDGIVFLKKLLPQYPMPVIMFSSSTTEGAGITLEALEAGAFDYVTKPTGTQESLTEAKEDLLSKLYESLNYNVNQLSNIKNNNSTLSKNSNSKTTFKRKLMLIGSSTGGTTALRKLLNDVDETFPPILIAQHMPENFTALFAQRLNSDLKVRVIEAKDKELLQNGHVYIAPGNYHLGIQKLGTEYYTRITQTDKKNGHRPSVDVLFESAAEQEIAGSSIAIILTGMGSDGATGLLKLKNKGCLTIGQNKETCVVYGMPKAAYESGAVLYQVSLDDMVEKIKEIASL